The DNA sequence GAAAGTAAGGGGTAAGATATCAAATATCTAGTTTTAAAGTTCTAATATCTGGCAGATGGAAATTGGGCTGGTACCGTAGCCCACGCCAACCCATCTCGCTGTGGAAGCTGAAGCTCACCACCCGCTCGGCGAAATGCCGAAGCGGAGCCGCGAGAACTGTGGGGCACTGGCGGTGGCGGGCAACGACGACCGCCTCGGTTCCCTCCCCGACGACGCCCTCCTACACGTGTTGTCGCTGCTGCCCTCGGAGGACGCTGCGCGGACCTGCGTGCTGGCCCGGCGCTGGCGCCACCTGTGGCGGTTCACGGCCGCGCTGCGCATCGCCCGCGACGACGACAAGcggtggagcgtccggtggctgcaCAGGTTCGTCACCAACTTGCTGCGCCTCCGCGACAGCCTCTCGCCGCTGGACGTGTGCGACATCTTTTGCCGCCCGTTCGTGTGGTACCGGGGCGGCCACGCTGCGCAGGCGCTCTGCTTCAAGGTTGCGGAGGAATGGGTCCGCCGCGTAGTGTCGGAGTACCGAGCTCGGGTGCTGAAGGTTTGGACCTACAGTGACGAGAATATGCTGGACCCTGCTGTCTGCTGACGCGCCACTCGTCTCGCAGCATCTGACTAGGGTGGAACTAGGCGAAGTGGAATTGGGAAGCAGAATTCTAGATCTATCAGACTGCCTTGCACTGGAGCATCTAGAGCTGATATCTTGCAGAATCCAGGGCGAGAGGATGTTGTTTCCATCAGTCAAACATCTTAGAATCACTAACTCCAGTTTCTGCATTATCCCTCGCAGTAGCATTTCTGAGAATTGGGGCTTTACTCCTGTGCTTGAGAGCATGCCGTCACTGGCAAAAGCATTTGTCCAGTTTGATGACGAATGCTGTGATAAGTGCCCTATAGAAATTATTATGGGGATTGTGGTGTTGAAGACTGTGATGGATGCTATGGGAATCTCTATAATGAGGATGACAAAGACAATGAGTGTGTCCTTCTTGGGGGTTTGTCAGACACAACGAATCTGGAGTTGATAGGTCTACCTGAAGTGGTATGCTTGCACTTTTCTAGATTTTAGTTTTGCTGCCTCCCCTAACATCATATCTCTTGTATATTATGCACATCTTTAGAAACACGTATCTGTGTTTGCTTGAAACAGAATTGCATATGAGCTCTTTTTAGGCTTTTCCACATCCACACTGTATTCCCCACAAAGCAACATTTTGAATCAGTATGTTTCTCGTAGACATGTAGTGGTTAGTTTGTGATAATTGTCTATAAAAGATGCACACATCTGTTTGTGCTCATGCATGTTCGAACTTATAACTTTAGACAATTTGAGAGCATACAATTTGGAATGTTTTTAGCTTCTGCTTTCACTTAATTTCTTATGCAACTAGAAACCTTCACACGTTTCATATATAATTCAGTGTTCATGACACTAGTTAAGTGCTTTGAAGGTATACCTTGAACCATAATCCACTCCTTTGCAATTTGCAGTTTGTCTGCAGAAAGGATTTTAAATGGAGCCCTATATTTAGAAAGTTGAAAACATTGTTGCTCAATGAGTTCAGTTTACTAATTTACTTTCTCCAACGTTCACCAATTCTAGAGAAGATTACTCTTCAACTGTCCAAGGTACCATTATTTGTTTCGTACCTATGTCATCACTTGTTTGGTTAAAACATTATATATATTGGGTACACCTCTGCATATTTTTTCATCTAAAACAGATGCCAGAACCTTTTGTTAAAGCAAATGGATGCCACAGCCCAAGGGAAGGATCCATGGTATCTAAATGCCTCAAAGCAATTGAAGTCAAATATCAGGACGATGGAGTGCTTGATAAAGTTTTAACGATCTTAAATACCTATGGTGTATCTTCTCAGGTGGTTTCCATCCAAAAGAAGGTTTCTTTATCTTCTGAAAGTAAGTTAACAATTGATGCTTTTAATTATTACTATATTTGAGgactatgtgtgtgtgtgtttgtttACTAAATCTTAATATATACCTGTAAAAAGATAGGCAACATAAAGGTTGAAGTTTTGTGTTAGTATTATATTGAATTTTATATGAAAGAAAAGGAACTAATATTTATTCATTAATTAAAAAATCTAAAGTGGGGATTATAGCAGCATTACTTTGCTTTACCTTTATTTAACTATTTATTCACATCATCGTACACACTTCTTCCTGCCAATGTTGCTGTGCAATGTCGGGCATCTACTCCAGAGAGGGTTGGCTGGCTTCCTGTTCTCACCAGCCATTGCCGCATAGGTGCAGAAACCACAGCAACCATTGCCCTGGTTTCTGTGTGATATTCAGATGGGGCTACAGCCAACTTATTATTTAATCATCTATTACCCATACCTAGGGTGACTATGAATGGCTGTCCTTATGAGTTGAAAACTAATGCTTGAGTAGCATATGTCACCACAGAATATTTAATCTGTCCACTTTCAAGGAATGGTCAACCCATGCTAGCAAGAGCTGGCGCTTTTCAAATTTCAATAGAACCTTTCTGTTTATGCTCTCTAAACTATTGGTGAAAATCAGAATCGCTGCACCAAAGGCAAGAAAATGTATGACGGTTCCTCTTTTTGTCCTTGCAATGAGGCAACTAGCTATATCTCTATTTTAATGTGTAGAGCTGGGACACCTCATATAACCTACCAAGTACCAAATATTAAACTATCAAACAGTTAGCATCATTGACACATCCTTCATGCTCTTCAATACTAAGTATGCAATG is a window from the Sorghum bicolor cultivar BTx623 chromosome 5, Sorghum_bicolor_NCBIv3, whole genome shotgun sequence genome containing:
- the LOC8076773 gene encoding F-box protein At5g03100, translated to MPKRSRENCGALAVAGNDDRLGSLPDDALLHVLSLLPSEDAARTCVLARRWRHLWRFTAALRIARDDDKRWSVRWLHRFVTNLLRLRDSLSPLDVCDIFCRPFVWYRGGHAAQALCFKVAEEWVRRVVSEYRARVLKHLTRVELGEVELGSRILDLSDCLALEHLELISCRIQGERMLFPSVKHLRITNSSFCIIPRSSISENWGFTPVLESMPSLAKAFVQFDDECCDKCPIEIIMGIVVLKTVMDAMGISIMRMTKTMSVSFLGVCQTQRIWS